In Kutzneria kofuensis, the DNA window TGAGGCATAGTTGGCGTAGACCGGGAAGGCGGTCGTCCGTGCCACCGCGGCCACCCCGGTCAGACCCGGCACCGCCGCCGGGCGATGTTCTGGTCGGAGGAGTCCTGACGATGGCCCCACTGCCAGACCGCGCCGTCGGCCGTGAGCACGAGCCCGCCGGCGATCGCCTTGACCGTCGGCAATCCGGGCACCTTGACCGGAACGGACGATCCGCGACCGCTCGTGCCGGTGCCCAACTGGCCGATGGTGTTGTCGCCCCAGACCCAGACGCTGCCGTCGGATTTGAGGGCGTAGCCGTTGCGCTCGTCGCCGACGATCGCGGTCACGTGGCTCAGAGCGTCGATGCGCTCCGGTGTCTTGGCGATGTAGCTCTCGTCCGACTTGCCAGAGCCGAGCCGGCCGTTGGTGTTGCGACCCCAGGCGTACACGTTGCCGAAGTTGTCGAGCGCCAAGCCGTGCGAGATGGCCACGATCTTCACACTGGACAGGATCTGCACCCGCTCCGGGATCGGGTTGTAGTACCCCTGCGCCGTAGCCTCGGAGCCGACGCTGTCCGGCGTGTCGGCCCGGCCGGCCAGGCCGTTGCCGAGCTGACCGGTGGTGTTGTCGCCCCATGCGTAGACCCGGCCATCCGAGGTCAGCGCGTAGGTCACGCCCTCATACGCGGTCACCTGCGTGACATCGCTGAGGCCGTAGACCGTAGTGGAGCCGTGCGCGATCCACCGGTCGGTCGTGCCGTCGCCGAGCGAGCCGGTGTTGTTGTAGCCGGCGGTGACCGCGCACTTCGCCGTGCAGGTGGGGAAACTCGGCGCGAAGTAACCGGAGATGTCGACGATCGCGTCAACCTGGCCGGCCAGGTTGCCGATCTCGAGGCCGTGGCTCGGGCTGAGCGCCACTACCGCGGCGTTGGCCGAGATCTGTCCCTCTTCCAGGTTGAGCACGCTGGTGTCGGGTTCCTGGGTGAGCGACGACCACACCTTCAGGAAGGTCGACTCGGTCACGTTCGTGCCCGTCAGGTTGAGCACAATGCTGGTCGACCGATCGGGCAGCCAGCCCCGCAAAGTCATGTCGTGCACGCCGCCTTCGGTGATCGGCTCACGCGGATTCCCGTTGGCGTCCCTGGTGTCCAGCGCGCGGAACGGGATCAGCGGGTAGAACCGGCTGCTGGCGTCCGGCGCGTAGTAGCCGGCGAGGTCGGCGATCAGGTCGACCCGGCCGAAGGCGTTGGTGAGATCGACCTTGCGGTCCGCGCCGAGCTTCACCGTGACCAGGTTCGGCGTGTTCTTGCCGGCGGCCAGGTTCAGCGTCGAGGCATCCGGTTTCGCCTGTCCCGTCGGATATGCCGTGACGAAGGTGTCCCGGATGACGTTGGTGCCGGTCAGGTTGAACACCGCGGCCGTCGCGCCGGCCGGCACCGACGACGACAGATCGAGAGTGACAGTCCCTTGTGGACCGACGGGACCGCTGTTCCTGGTGTCCAGCACGCGTTTTCCGGACACCGGCTGGTAGTTCGAGCCGTGCGCCGAG includes these proteins:
- a CDS encoding RCC1 domain-containing protein, which translates into the protein MSRLLVTLTAAAVATLCLTTPAAQAAEAQPPAGLGYTSVNPTRIFDSRTTGHKIAAHGDVFVPAPTDLVPADATAVVFNLTGTDTDGSTWVSVGDVFNSTSSLNLAGGETRANLVTATSAKGRLELRTGPAGLNLVVDVEGYYSAHGSNYQPVSGKRVLDTRNSGPVGPQGTVTLDLSSSVPAGATAAVFNLTGTNVIRDTFVTAYPTGQAKPDASTLNLAAGKNTPNLVTVKLGADRKVDLTNAFGRVDLIADLAGYYAPDASSRFYPLIPFRALDTRDANGNPREPITEGGVHDMTLRGWLPDRSTSIVLNLTGTNVTESTFLKVWSSLTQEPDTSVLNLEEGQISANAAVVALSPSHGLEIGNLAGQVDAIVDISGYFAPSFPTCTAKCAVTAGYNNTGSLGDGTTDRWIAHGSTTVYGLSDVTQVTAYEGVTYALTSDGRVYAWGDNTTGQLGNGLAGRADTPDSVGSEATAQGYYNPIPERVQILSSVKIVAISHGLALDNFGNVYAWGRNTNGRLGSGKSDESYIAKTPERIDALSHVTAIVGDERNGYALKSDGSVWVWGDNTIGQLGTGTSGRGSSVPVKVPGLPTVKAIAGGLVLTADGAVWQWGHRQDSSDQNIARRRCRV